From Alloacidobacterium dinghuense:
AGGGTCATCACCGCCGCGAAGAGAACGGTGAATTCCCAGATGGAGTCGAGAGAAGGCAGGACGAATATTTGCGCGCCCATCCCACATATGACCCCGCCCAGAATGGCCCCGGCAAAACGCAAGATCTGTTTCTGGCGGGATGAGCCAATGGTTGTGAGGGCGGTCAACAGGCAGGTGGTAATGGCCGTGCTGATGCCGGGCCAATCGATCGCGTTGTAAGTGATGTAGCACAGGCTTGCCGCAAAGCAACCACGCAAGCCGAACTTAATGTGGTCGGGGTTTGAGAAGGCGTCCGGCACAAACAGCTTCCACGGCTTTTCGGTACTGATTTCAGTGCGTGCGTATGGGCTGATGGACGGCGAATGTGAGAATATCTCGGAGATCTGAGAGACCGTTCTCTGTATTTCGACTAACAATGGAACGCTGCGCGCGGCAGCCTCTTCACTCTCAAACGCGATGGGCGAAGGAAGTTTTCCATTAAGGAGATTGGTGCGAATATCCGCAACGCCGGCGGCGAGTGTGCGGATTCGTTTCCGGCTTGCATCGTCGGGAATACTGATCTCGAGATATGCCAGGACGGCAGTTAGATCTACAAGCCTTCCAGTGAGCGCGACGATGGCGCTCATTCTCTCAGCATATTGGGCGGAGTAGGTGCTGCGTTGCAGAATCCGTCGCAACCTCGATGTGCCGAGCATGCTGTAGCGGGTAATTGTTTTTCTTGCCGCGGGATCGACAGGGTGAGCCCCGCCGTCGGTGTTAAGAACCACTTCGACCGCGCGCAAGCGCTCTGCGATGGATTCAACAAGATCATCCCACGGTTTTAAATGCGAGAAGATGAGCTCGAAGGCTACCGTGAGCAGGCTGGCAATCATCACTCCGAAGATCGCCCAGAGAGTGTCTTCAACTTGTGTTCCGGCGGGGACGTGCCGGTCCCAGAGTGGAATTGTGACCGCAACCAGGTATGCGAAGCGGTTCGCTGCGAAGTAATTCGTTGTGGCGCTGAGGGCGAAGAAGAGCAGGAAGAACGTTCCGATGACCCACAGCATGCGCGGAAATGGTTCACCGGCAAAGAAAATGGCACCGATGAGGATATAACTTCCTGACAGAATGAATGCGATGATGGCGGTTTTCGCGGCAGTCACTGTCGCTTCGGTACTATCTCGCGAAATGGTGAAAGCATAGATCGCGCCGTAGGCACCGAAGGGGATTTTGAAGGTCATCGTAATGACCATCACGACGGTGGCTGCAATGACCATGCGCGCGACAAGCGCGCCTCTTCCTGGATAGGGTGCGAGTTCTTCTTTGAGAAAGTCCTTGAGCCAGATGAGTGGCGAAGGGCGTTCCGGCAAGGTTTGGGTCACTGTCGCCATGCTCGATATTCGCGACGGCTCAAAACAGCCGGCTTGTCAATCGTAATATCAGTGATGGCCGAAGCAGAGAAGGATTAAAAGGAGCGTGTTAGCTACCTGAAGACTTCTTTTGCAGTGGATGGGTCATGTCCTCCGGCCGCACCCACTCGTCAAATTGTTCGGCGGTGAGAAAGCCGAGCTTGAGCGCGGCTTCCCGCAGGCTGATGTCTTCGCGGTATGCGGTGAGGGAGATCTTCGCGGCCTTCTCGTATCCGATGTGAGGATTGAGGGCGGTGACCAGCATCAGCGAGTTCTCAAGATGCTCTTTGATGCGTTTTTCGTTCGGCTCGATTCCATTGGCGCAATGCTCGGTGAAGGAGCGGCAGGCATCGGCTAGCAATTCGGTGGATGCGAGAACATTGTGCAGCATGACCGGCTTGTAGACGTTGAGTTGGAAGTTGCCCTGCGATCCGGCGAAGGCCACGGCATGGTCATTGCCGAAGACCTGAACCGCGACCATGGTGAGAGCTTCGCACTGCGTCGGGTTTACTTTTCCCGGCATGATGGATGATCCCGGCTCGTTTTCCGGGATCTTGAGTTCGCCAAAACCAGCTCGTGGGCCGCAGGCGTACCAGCGAACATCGTTGGCAATTTTCATGAGCGCACCTGCGAGCGTGCGCAGTGTTGCGCTGACGGTGACCATGCCGTCGTGAGCGGAGAGTGCCGCGAACTTGTTCGGAGCCGAGATGAAGGGCTTGCTGGTTTCTTGGGCTATGTAACGGGCAGTGACTTCGCCGAAGCGTGAGTCGGCGTTGAGCCCGGTGCCGACGGCGGTGCCTCCGATGGCCAGTTCATAAATCAACGGGAGCGATTGGCGAATGGTGTCGAGGGCTTGATCGAGTTGCGCGACCCAGCCGGAAATCATCTGGCCGACCGTCAATGGTGTCGCGTCCTGAAGATGGGTTCGGCCGATCATGACAATGTGTTCATAGGCCTGTGACTTGGTGTTGAGCACTTCGCGGAGTTCGGCCACGGCCGGAAGCAGCAGGCTCTCGATGGCTTCGACGGTTGCAATGTGCATTACGGTTGGGAAGGTGTCATTCGACGATTGGCTGTGGTTTACATCGTCGTTGGGGTGAATGGGTTTCTTTGAGCCGGGTTGGCCTCCTACGATCTGGATCGCACGATTCGCGATCACCTCGTTTGCATTCATGTTGGTCTGTGTGCCGGAGCCTGTCTGAAAGACGACCAGCGGGAATTCGCTGTCCCACTTGCCCTCGATGACTTCCTGGGAGGCGCGCACGATGAGGTCTACTTTTTCCTTCGGCAGTTGGCCCAATTCTCCATTGGCGAGGGCAGCGCATTTTTTCAGGATGCCGAGGGCGCGGATTACGTGACGCCCCCAGCGAAAGCGCTCTACGCCGATCTGAAAATTAACGTGAGAGCGTTCGGTTTGTGCGCCCCAAAGATGATCTGCGGGAACCTTGACTTCACCCAGGGCGTCCTCTTCAATCCGAAAGGGATGCGCTGCTGTTTCGCTGATTGCCATGGCGGGACCCTCTCACATCTTTAGATGATGATCGCTATGCTTCTTTATGCTCGTACGACTCGTATACCGGTTCCCAGATGTTGGAGTCGAGTTCGCGGCTGAGGGCATTCTCATCCGCCACTTGTGCCTGCCTATCTTTGATCGCTTGTTTGCCGACGGCTTCGGCGATGGAGCGACCGAGGCTGCGGGCTTCTGCGATTGGGGGCAGCAGGCTGCCTTGTTTATTTGTCTGCGTGGGGAGGTGTCTTATCAACTCTGTGGCAGCGGCCTTGACCATCGTGTCGGTGACGTGTCTGGATTTCGAAGCGATGATTCCGAGCGCGAGCCCAGGAAAGATGTAAGAGTTGTTTGTCTGAGCAACATGAAACGTTTTGCCATTCACGTTTACCGGTGGGAAGGGACTTCCGGTGCCGATGAGAGCGCGGCCTTCTGTCCAGTCCATCAGATCCTGTGGAGTGGCTTCGCTGCGTGAGGTTGGGTTGGACAGCGGGAAGATGACGGGCCTGGCTGTATGCTTCGCCATTTCGCGGACCGCCTCTTGCGTAAAGGCTCCCGTTTGACCGGAGACACCGATGAGGACAGACGGTTTTACGTTCCGGACTACATCAAGAAGAGAGATTTCTCCGCTCGGCGGCCGCCAACTCTGCACTTCCTGATCTTTGCGCGCATAGGGTCGCTGCTCAGGATGTACATCTTTTGTGCTCTCGGTAATCAGGCCGTAGCGATCGATGGCGTAAAAGCGGCTGCGTGCTTCTTCTGGTGAGAGACCCTTGTCCTGAACGAATTGCGCAAGCAAATTCGTGATGCCCAGGCCCGCGCTTCCGAAGCCCACGACGACAATTTTCTGCTGCTCTAGTGGAACGCCGGTGACATTGACTGCGGAGACCAGAGTGGTTGCCGCGATTGCTGCGGTGCCTTGAATGTCGTCGTTGAAAGTGCAGAGCTGGTCTCTGTAGCGAGCAAGGAAGCGGGCGGCATTCGCGCCGGCAAAGTCTTCAAATTGCAGCAGAACATGCGGCCAGCGTTTCTTCACAGCATTCACGAAGGTATCGACGAAATCGTCGTACTCCTGGCCGCGGACGCGATGATGTCTCCATCCGACGTAGATGGGTTGCTTCAGTTTTTCCTCACTGTCGGTGCCTACGTCGAGCAGAATCGGCAGGCAGTGCTCGGGATGAATGCCGCCGAGGGCGGTGTAGAGCGCCATCTTTCCGATGGGAATGCCCATACCGCCTGCGCCCTGATCGCCGAGGCCGAGAATGCGCTCACCATCACTGACGACAATGCTCTTGATCTCGTCGTAGCGGGGATGACTGAAGATCTGCTCGATGCGGTCTTTGTTTGGGTAGCTGAGGAAGAGTCCGCGTGGCTTTCGCCATATCTCACTGAAGCGCTGGCAGCCTTCACCAACGGTTGGCGTGTAGACGAGAGGCAGCATCTTTTCTACATTGCGGACCAGCAATGCGTAGAAGAGCGTCTCGTTCGCGTCCTGAAGATCGCGGAGAAATGCATACTTGGCGAAGGGGGTTGGCTGTTCGTCCAATACCTGCATGCGGCGCTCAATCTGCTCGTCGAGATCCCCGATATGCGGAGGCAGCAGGCCGTGGAGGTGAAATACGTCACGTTCGTGATCCGTGAAGGCTGTACCTTTGTTGAGGCGTGGAGAATTGATGAGGCTGAATCCGGAAAGTGAAATCTGACGAGTTGCTGCGGGGGCTGTCGCAAATTGCGTGCTCATTTCCATTCCTCCTGAATCCGGCTATCTTTTAGCGGATAAGGTTGGTCTTGGCGAGATCGATCACTTCATTGCCGCGTCCGCTCAGAACGCAGCGAATCATATAGAGACTGAAGCCCAATGCCTGTTCGAGACTGATCGTTGGCGGCATCGAGAGTTCTTGCCGGTTCACAATGACTTCGACTAACGCCGGGCCATTATGCGCGAGCGCGCTGCTCAGGGCTGGGCGCAGCTCCTCCGGCTTTTCCACGCGAACGCCGAAGATGTTCGCTGACTCTGCTAGTTTCGTAAAGTTTGGATTGACCAGATCGGTGCCATAATCGACGAGACCTGCGGCTTTCATCTCCAGTTCGACGAAGCCTAAAGTGCCGTTGTTAAAGAGCACCACTTTAACTGGCAGGTTGAGTTGTTTGAGCGTCAGCATATCGCCGAGCATCATCGCGAGGCCGCCGTCCCCGGAGAGCGTGACGACCTGCCGCCCGGGATGGCTCGCCTGCACGCCGATCGCATGGGGCAAAGCATTTGCCATGGATCCATGCGTGAAGGAGCCGAGCAATCTGCGCTTGCCGTTCATGGTGAGGTAACGCGCGGACCAGACCACGGGCGTGCCGACATCACAGGTAAAGACTGCATCGTCCGCGGCAAGTTCATCGAGAGTTTTTGCGACGTATTGGGGATGAATCGGCGTTCGTCCAGGCTCGCCCACTGCGAGGTCATCGAGGCTCTTACGCGCGTCCTTATAGTGGTTGAGGCACAGGTCGAGATACGAGCGATCGGACTTGTCGTCGAGCAGCGGTATTAACGCATTGAGCGTGTCCTTCACGTTTCCGATCAGACCGAGATCGACGGGCGTGCGTCGACCAATTTGTTCGCCGAGCCGGTCTACCTGAATGATCTTTGCGTTCTTCGGAAAGAACTGCGTGTAAGGGAAATCCGTGCCGAGCATGAGCAGCGCATCGCAGTTCATCATGGCGTGATAGCCGGAAGAAAAACCAAGCAGGCCGGTCATGCCCACGTCATACGGATTGTCGTACTCGATAAACTCCTTGCCGCGTAAAGCGTGCACGATCGGCGATTTCAGATGTTCCGCGGCTTCGATGAGTTCGCTATGAGCGCCTTCACAGCCTGCTCCGCCAAGAATGGTGACCTTGCGCGCATTGTTGAGAATGTCGGCGGCGGATTTGAGCTCACTGCTGGATGGGCGAAGGACAGAGTTGGATTCTTCGATGCCGAGCGAAATTGCGGGTGCGGGGCATTCGCGCAGCGCCACATCGCCGGGAAGAATGACCACGGCAACGCCTTGCTTCGTGATTGCCGTGCGCATGGCAATAGCCAGGACGCGCGGCATCTGTTCCGCTTGCGAGACCAGCTCGCAGTAGTGGCTGCAATCTTTGAAAAGGTGGTCGGGACGCGTCTCTTGAAAATAGCTGCTTCCGATCTCGTGGCTGGGAATCTGCGCGGCGATGGCAAGCACCGGCACGCGGCTGCGTTGACAATCAAAGAGCCCATTGATGAGGTGAAGATTGCCGGGGCCGCAACTGCCCGCACATACTGCCAGCTTTCCGGTAAGATGGGCTTCCGCACCGGCGGCGAATGCGGCCGCTTCTTCATGGCGCATATGCAGCCAGTCGATGCCTTTGGTTCTGCGGATGACATCGGTCAGGCCGTTGAGAGAATCTCCAACTACGCCGTAGACACGCTTTACGCCTGCATTCACGAGTGTTTCGATAAATACTTCGGCTACCTTCCTTGGCATGCGCTTAACCCTTCTCTATTGAAAGTTGTCGAGATTGTCTGCTGATCAGCAAGTCAGGTTGTCTAGAGGGAAGATGACGGGAAAAATGGTCTTTGAAGGAGCGATATTCGGCTGGATCTCGCGAGTATGGATGACGCCTATAGCGCAACGGATGACGCATGGATGGTTCTCCGTGTGGAGATGCTTGCTATTGCTGAGTGCTTGAAGCGTATTTAGTGGAGCCCGGTTGTGACATCACCCTCGGATTGGTGTCATCTGTTTTGGGGTAAATCGCGTTTGCTCTCTCAAGTTGCAGATAGCGTGAGCAATGACATGAATTTTAGTAGCTCAAAAGCAAAGCCGAAATACCAAGACGAGGAAAATGTGGATTACCCATTTGGGTAAGTATTTTCCGTCGTTCCTAGGCAGTTTTCTTCTTATGGTGGTGAAGGGGATGGCAGGTTTTGTCGCAGGTGGAATGTATACAAAGATGTATACTCCATCCCCGAGACGAAATTGCGAGTTGAACTGTGTCACTCCTCGCCAATCGAGGGTTCACTGGAGGATGAATGCCGAAGAAATGCTGGATGCTCTCTTGTTGTTTATTTGCCTGGTTAGGTTTTGGGGCCGCATCGATTCACGCTCAGGTAACGCGTGCGGACTATGAGCGCGCTGCTCAATTGCGGGACAAATATAAGGGGCTGGCGCTGAATATTGTGGAATCGCCGAGCTGGGTCGAAGATACGGACACATTCTGGTATCGCAAAACGGTTGAAGGCGGCCACGCATTCGTATTGGTGGATGCGAATACGAAGATAAAAAAAACCGCGTTTGACCATGACAAGCTGGCTGCTGCTCTCTCGGAGGCGGATGGGGAGAAGTACACGGGAGTTACTCTGCCCTTCGCGCGCTTTCGGTATGTTGACAAGCAAGTGGCTATAGAGTTTGTTCTGAAGAATCATCGATGGCACTGCGACCTGATCAACTATGCGTGCACAAAACCTGAGCCATTACGGGCTGATGACCAGGAATACGAGAGCGATGATGATTACGACAATACGCCGAGAGCGATTAACAACGATACGCGTGCAGAAGCGTCGCCTGATGGCAAGCTGGAAGCGTTTGTAGAGAACTACAACGTTTTTGTCCGCGAAAAAGGGAAGGCGGACAAGACTGCACTGAGCACGGATGGCTCGGAGGACAATTATTACGCCTACGGTACTTTGGTCTGGTCGCCGGACTCACGGCATCTGGTCGCTTACCGGATTCGGCCCGGCTACAAGCGCGAGGTGCACTATGTGGAATCGTCGCCTGCGGACCAGTTGCAGCCGAAGTATTCGATGATGGTCTATCCGAAGGCGGGTGATGTGCTGGCGCTGCCGCAGCCGGTGCTCTTCGACGTGCCATCGAAGCACGAGATTCCTATCGCCAACAGCCTGTTTCCGAATCCATTCGAGTTGTCGCCCGCTGTCTGGTGGAAAGACAGTCGCGGCTTTACTTTTGAGTACAACCAACGCGGGCACCAGGATTATAGAGTGATCGAGGTGGATGCGGCGAGTGGGGTGCCGCGTGTCCTGATTGATGAGGAGAGTAAGACCTTTGTTGACTATCGTCCACTTGTGCCTGACCAGTTCGACACGACGGCAAAGAGATCGTGTGGGCCTCAGAACGGAGCGGATGGGAGCATCTGTATCTCTATGACGGCAAGACAGGAGAGGTCAAGAATCAGATCACGAAAGGCGATTGGGTGGTGCGTAATGTCGATCACGTCGATCCCGAGAAGCGAGTGATCTGGTTTGAGGCTAGCGGCATGGAAGCGGGTAAGGATCCGTACTACATGCATCCGTATCGGATCAATTTCGATGGCACGGGAATGACGCCGCTTTCAAAGGAGGAAGCGGATCATCGCGTCGTCTTTTCGCCCGATGGCAAGTTCTACATTGATACGTGGTCGCGCATTGATCTGCCACCTGTCATGGAATTGCGGACGGCAGACGACAAGGCGGCGATGACAGTCGAGCAGGGCGATGATCATAAGTTGATTGACACTGGATGGCAACCGCCGGAGGTGTTTACAGCGAAGGGGCGCGATGGAAAAACCGACATCTGGGGTGTGATTTATAAGCCAGATCATTTTGACCCGGCAAAGAAATATCCCGTTATTGAGTCGATTTACGCAGGGCCGCAAGGGTCGTTCGTGCCCAAGTCTTTCGGGCCTTGGGCACAGCCCCTTACCGAACTTGGCTTTGTGGTGGTGCAGATTGACGGCATGGGCACGAACAATCGCTCCAAGGCGTTTCACGATGTGGCCTGGAAAAATCTGAAGGATGCAGGCTTTGAAGACCGCATTCTCTGGCATAACGCGGTTGCGACGAAGTATCCGTGGTACGACATTTCGCGCGTTGGTGTCTTTGGCACTTCTGCCGGAGGGCAGAGTGCCATGGGCGCGTTGTTGTTTCATCCTGAGTTCTATAAGGCGGCTGTTTCCAACAGTGGATGCCATGACAACCGAATGGACAAAATATGGTGGAACGAGCAATGGATGGGATGGCCGGTTGGACCGCAGTATGCTGCGTCATCGAATGTAGACAATGCGTACCGGCTGCAAGGTAAGCTGCTTTTGGTGGTGGGCGAGATGGACAAGAATGTGGATCCCTCGTCGACATTCCAGGTTGCAAATGCCTTGATCAAAGCAAATAAGCGGTTTGATCTGCTCTATGTTCCTGGTGGGGGCCATGGCGCAGGCGGTGAGTACGGTCAGCGGTTACTCGCGGATTTTTTTGTCCACAATCTGCTTGGCGAGGAGCCGCCGGATTGGAATCGTTTGTCGGGGACAAAATAGCGCGACCTGAAAGGTGCGGGTGACAGGGAAGCGAGTCTCATGGTGCGTGCTTTGGCTGGTGCCTGCGCTTGCGGCGCAAGGGCAGGCACCGCCGGGCGCGCCTGCACAGTCATCGCTGCCTCCGTCGCAGAATAGCCAATTGTCAGAAGGCGAGACGGAGTCGCGTCTTGGGACGGCTCTCACCCGCGAGGGCAGGTTTGCAGAGGCCATTCCGCACCTCACAGCAGCAAGAGGGCGGGTTACGAACGAATACGCGGTCAGCTTCAATCTAGCTTTGTGCTACCTGGGCCTTCGTCAGTATCAGCAGGCTATCGATGTCCTCCAAGGTTTGCGCGCCAATCAGAAAGGTACGGCGCAAGTGGAGAATCTGCTGGCACAGGCATACATGGGCGTTGATCAGCCGGAGAATGCGCTCGCGGCGCTCCGTCGTGCTGCCAGTCTCACACCGCTGGACGAGAAACTGTACACCTTTGTTGCCGATGCCTGTACGGATAACAAGGAGTACGAGCTTGGTTTGCGAGTGGTTGGAATAGGATTGCACCACCTGCCCTCGTCGGCGAGGCTGCACTATGAACGGGCCATGTTTCTCGCCCGGCTGGACCGCTTTGAAGAGGCGAAACCAGAATTCGAACGTGCTGTCGCACTGGCGCCTGAAAGTGACATCGCCTATCTGGCAAGCGCTCAGAATCTGCTGTTTCAAGGAGATGTCCAATCTGCCATTCGGACGGTGCGAAAAGGCATCAACAAAGGGCATCACGACTATGTTTTGCAGGATCTTCTGGCGGAGGTGCTGATTCACGCCGGAGCAATGCCAGGGCAACCGGAGTTTGTTGAAGCTCGCACTCTGCTCGAAAGCGCGGTAGCCCAGAAGCCGGATTATTCGACTGCTCAGATTGCATTGGGCAAGCTTTACCTGATGGAGGGCAGGTTCAATGAGGCGGTAACGCATCTGGAGATTGGCCGACGGCTCGAACCGCAGAACCCGGCAGTCTATTCCAGCCTGGCGGATGCCTATCGCCGGTTGGGCGAGGAGCAGAAGGCCCATGAGATGTTGGATCAACTGAAAGTGATATTGCAGAAAGAAGGCCAGTCCGAGCCGCATAACCAGCAACCGGTCGAGCCCGATCAATAAGCAAATTTTATTCCTCGAAAAGGTACAAAATTAAATCTTGCTAAAAATACAAAAATAAATACATAATTCTGTACCTTCGATTGATGACTGAGTTTGGCAGCGAAATTCAGCCAGAGCTGCAGGCCAGGACAGAAGGGCAACGGAAAAAACTCTTACGAGAAGAGACAGAGGCAGCCGGGAAAGCGTTTCCCCGGAATTTGGAGGATCAGATGCATCGCTTAAAAAACAACTGTAAATTGGTGAGCCTGATTGCCGGCTTGATCTTCAGTGCAGTCATTTTTACGCTGACAGCACGCGGACAAAGTGGATCGCAGGGAAGCGTCATTGTGACGGTTCAAGATCCTACCGGAAATCTCGTGCCGGGGGCACACCTCGAACTCATAGACGTTTCAACGAATGACATTCGATTGGCTGAAACCCAGGACAGAGGGAGCTATACGTTCGTCAACCTGAATATCGGGACGTACAGGCTCACTGTCTCAAAGAGCGGTTTTGCTCAGCAGGTGTTTGAATCGGTCATCATTCATTCAGCGCAGGTTACGGATGTAAACGCCTCATTGAGGATTGGGCAGGAGAGTCAAACAGTCCAGGTGACAGAGAGCGCTACGCCGGTTCTGGAAACGTCGTCGAATGCGATTGGCACGGTTGTGGATATGAAACAGATCCAGGACTTGCCGGTGGCTGATCGCGACCTGTCATCGCTGGCTTTGATCACGCCGGGATACAACGGAACGTGGAACGGTCTGCCCTCCATCGATCAGGGCAGTAACATCGACGGCGTGATGGGCAGCCCTAGCCGTATGAAGTTCACGGGGAATGCGTCGCCCGCGGTAACGGCACGGCTCGAAGACATCGAAGAGATGACGATCCAGACCGACCAACTTGCGTTGAACTCCGGCTTTGGTCAGTCGAGCATGCAGATCAATTTTGTAACCAAGCGCGGCTCAAATCACTTTCATGGTGGAGTCTTCGGAGATTTTCAGAACTCCGGTTTGAATGCGAACAGCTGGACAAACAATGCAGCAGACGTCCGGAAGGATAAGTTCATTAAGAATAGTTTCGGCGCTAATGCGGGGGGGCCGATCCTGCATGACAAGCTCTTCTTCTTCGGCAGCTTCGCTTTTACCAAGGAGCCGGCCACAATCACCGCGTTCAATAACGTTTTTACGCAGGGCGCCCAGTCGGGCAATTTCACGTATATCGGAAGTGATGGACAAAGTCACACGGAGAACCTGTTTCAACTGGCACAGCAAACCAATCCCAGCCTGCCTACTACGTTGAATTCGGCAGTATCATCACAGCTGCAGACGATCAACAAATCTCTGTCGGGCGGTAGCGTTTCCAGCAGCTCTGATCCGAACTTCAGCACTGTGCGCTGGAACGTTGCCTCGCCGACCACCTACTATTTCCCGACGGTTCGCGTGGATTACAGTCTCTCGCAAAAGCTGCGCATGTATCTTGCCTGGAACATGACGCAGCAGACGCAGCCAAGTGTCAATCCGCCGAATTTCCCGGGTTCGGATTTCAGCGATCAGACTACCGGCAACTGGACTCGGAGCTACATTGCGTCTTATGGCCTGGATTGGATCATTTCGCCTTCGCTGATTAATCAGTTCAAAGCGGGCTTTCTGTACAACGCAACCAAGTACTCGTACAACGCAAAGCCTCTTTACGCAACGGAGCCGACGGTTGCCTGGAACTTTAATAGCTATGGCTCGACCAGTTCGACCTGCAACAACAACGGCATGTCCGGTCAGTGCTATCAGACACCCATAGGTCCCTACTATCCCGTCTTCAATGCGTCTGACTCCGTTACGTGGCAACATGGAGCCCATAATTTCGATTTCGGTTTCTCCTGGTATCGCGAGCAGGATCACTATTGGAATGGACCTCTTGGTTTTCCAGCCTACAACCTCGGTCTGTCTACCGGCGACCCTGCCTTGCAGGCTTTCAACGCAACCACGTTGCCGGGAGCAAGCACGCATTCTCAAGCAGAGGCTCAGCAGCTCTACGCGGTGCTTACAGGAAGAATCGGTGGTGGTTCGGGTACACAAGCGGTGAACGGCACCTTTGCCTACAATCCCAGCACCGGCTCATATTTCAACGGAATCGGTTCCTATAACCTCAATGAGCTTTCCAAAGCCTGGGGCGTATTTTTTGAGGACTCCTGGCACGTAACGCCAAACTTCACACTTAACTACGGTCTGCGCTGGGACTTCACAGGCGATAACCACGATCTGACCGGCGCTTATCACTCCGTCTCGCCCAGCGGCATCTTCGGGCCATCAGGAATCGGAAACCTATTCAACCCAGGTTCGCTGCAGGGCGACATGAATCCACAGATCATAACCCAACCCCACGCCTACAGCCCCTGGAATGTGTCCCCGCAGCCAGCGATCGGCTTTGCCTGGAATCCTAAGGGCGATGAGGGTGTGCTGGGCAAGCTCTTTGGCGACGGCAAAACTGTTATTCGAGGCGGCTTTAACCTGCGGCGCTTTACCGAGCCATATCAATACTTCTGGGACGCGGCCTCGGACTACGCTGCATTCTTCTACCAGACGTTCTATCTCAATGCGAACAACACCGGACAGTCCGGCACATTTACGCCTGGCAGCCTTGCCCTGGGCGGCAATCTGCCAGCATATGGGTTGGCTCCAGCTACGTATCAGAAATCTGAAGCGCTGTCTGATTTCACTTTCCAGAATTCCGTGGGAACAAACGGCATTAACCCCGGGATCAAGCAGCCCTACAGCCAGGCGTGGAACTTCGGTATTCAGCGCCAGCTGGGGAACTCGCGCGC
This genomic window contains:
- a CDS encoding FUSC family protein; translation: MATVTQTLPERPSPLIWLKDFLKEELAPYPGRGALVARMVIAATVVMVITMTFKIPFGAYGAIYAFTISRDSTEATVTAAKTAIIAFILSGSYILIGAIFFAGEPFPRMLWVIGTFFLLFFALSATTNYFAANRFAYLVAVTIPLWDRHVPAGTQVEDTLWAIFGVMIASLLTVAFELIFSHLKPWDDLVESIAERLRAVEVVLNTDGGAHPVDPAARKTITRYSMLGTSRLRRILQRSTYSAQYAERMSAIVALTGRLVDLTAVLAYLEISIPDDASRKRIRTLAAGVADIRTNLLNGKLPSPIAFESEEAAARSVPLLVEIQRTVSQISEIFSHSPSISPYARTEISTEKPWKLFVPDAFSNPDHIKFGLRGCFAASLCYITYNAIDWPGISTAITTCLLTALTTIGSSRQKQILRFAGAILGGVICGMGAQIFVLPSLDSIWEFTVLFAAVMTLAAWVATCSPRLSYGGSQTAVAFCLLNVQEFKFQTSLAIARDRVVGILFGLAVMWIVFDQIGGAPAVIEMKRTFISGVRSLAEFMREPRSSDRKVAIERAASMREAINKTIDKVRSLADAVLFEFGSSRQRDMALRTRIVQLQPQLRLIFVTRIALLKYRLGLPGFVLPEELHAAQLTFDEWLAQLLDGMADRLEGKGPHLDMSNQAAIDRLEKAVQTASAKEPVTEPGPALAAQTQTFLSLSRSIATTALSLDKEI
- the fumC gene encoding class II fumarate hydratase, translating into MAISETAAHPFRIEEDALGEVKVPADHLWGAQTERSHVNFQIGVERFRWGRHVIRALGILKKCAALANGELGQLPKEKVDLIVRASQEVIEGKWDSEFPLVVFQTGSGTQTNMNANEVIANRAIQIVGGQPGSKKPIHPNDDVNHSQSSNDTFPTVMHIATVEAIESLLLPAVAELREVLNTKSQAYEHIVMIGRTHLQDATPLTVGQMISGWVAQLDQALDTIRQSLPLIYELAIGGTAVGTGLNADSRFGEVTARYIAQETSKPFISAPNKFAALSAHDGMVTVSATLRTLAGALMKIANDVRWYACGPRAGFGELKIPENEPGSSIMPGKVNPTQCEALTMVAVQVFGNDHAVAFAGSQGNFQLNVYKPVMLHNVLASTELLADACRSFTEHCANGIEPNEKRIKEHLENSLMLVTALNPHIGYEKAAKISLTAYREDISLREAALKLGFLTAEQFDEWVRPEDMTHPLQKKSSGS
- a CDS encoding NAD-dependent malic enzyme, giving the protein MSTQFATAPAATRQISLSGFSLINSPRLNKGTAFTDHERDVFHLHGLLPPHIGDLDEQIERRMQVLDEQPTPFAKYAFLRDLQDANETLFYALLVRNVEKMLPLVYTPTVGEGCQRFSEIWRKPRGLFLSYPNKDRIEQIFSHPRYDEIKSIVVSDGERILGLGDQGAGGMGIPIGKMALYTALGGIHPEHCLPILLDVGTDSEEKLKQPIYVGWRHHRVRGQEYDDFVDTFVNAVKKRWPHVLLQFEDFAGANAARFLARYRDQLCTFNDDIQGTAAIAATTLVSAVNVTGVPLEQQKIVVVGFGSAGLGITNLLAQFVQDKGLSPEEARSRFYAIDRYGLITESTKDVHPEQRPYARKDQEVQSWRPPSGEISLLDVVRNVKPSVLIGVSGQTGAFTQEAVREMAKHTARPVIFPLSNPTSRSEATPQDLMDWTEGRALIGTGSPFPPVNVNGKTFHVAQTNNSYIFPGLALGIIASKSRHVTDTMVKAAATELIRHLPTQTNKQGSLLPPIAEARSLGRSIAEAVGKQAIKDRQAQVADENALSRELDSNIWEPVYESYEHKEA
- the poxB gene encoding ubiquinone-dependent pyruvate dehydrogenase, giving the protein MPRKVAEVFIETLVNAGVKRVYGVVGDSLNGLTDVIRRTKGIDWLHMRHEEAAAFAAGAEAHLTGKLAVCAGSCGPGNLHLINGLFDCQRSRVPVLAIAAQIPSHEIGSSYFQETRPDHLFKDCSHYCELVSQAEQMPRVLAIAMRTAITKQGVAVVILPGDVALRECPAPAISLGIEESNSVLRPSSSELKSAADILNNARKVTILGGAGCEGAHSELIEAAEHLKSPIVHALRGKEFIEYDNPYDVGMTGLLGFSSGYHAMMNCDALLMLGTDFPYTQFFPKNAKIIQVDRLGEQIGRRTPVDLGLIGNVKDTLNALIPLLDDKSDRSYLDLCLNHYKDARKSLDDLAVGEPGRTPIHPQYVAKTLDELAADDAVFTCDVGTPVVWSARYLTMNGKRRLLGSFTHGSMANALPHAIGVQASHPGRQVVTLSGDGGLAMMLGDMLTLKQLNLPVKVVLFNNGTLGFVELEMKAAGLVDYGTDLVNPNFTKLAESANIFGVRVEKPEELRPALSSALAHNGPALVEVIVNRQELSMPPTISLEQALGFSLYMIRCVLSGRGNEVIDLAKTNLIR